The following proteins are encoded in a genomic region of Blastopirellula marina:
- the asnB gene encoding asparagine synthase (glutamine-hydrolyzing): MCGIAGAYWTNPHHEVSAEVLKRMTDSLAHRGPDDSGIYQRPQQEHGPYGIVPGIGLGHRRLSIIDLAGGHQPLANEDETVWTVFNGEIFNFKSLRARLEGAGHTFRTDSDTEVIVHLFEDEGVDAFRHFNGMFAIAVWDQRHRRIVLGRDRLGQKPLYFRVQDDQLLFGSELKAILQVPGVPREVDPGGVDAYLTYQYVPHPRTIFKGIHKLPPGCYLTFDGQKLEVISYWNPDFAREENLSLADAKAELLELFTDSVKLRLQADVPLGAFLSGGIDSSLVVATMKQLTDQPVKTFSIGFPQKDYDETSYARTVAEHLGTEHHEFQVTPDTIEILPKLIHHYDEPMADSSAIPTWYVSQMTREHVTVALSGDGGDELFAGYDRYKAVRLAAMVDKLGPFGRLASRIGMNVLPAGGPQKSILRRGYRFAEAMSLSPARRYLDWISIFNETRRSDLYEDAFVSQLPDSDPYTFLYNAWKKVGRRDPISAASLADLTTYLPCDLNTKVDIAAMANALECRQPFLDYRLAEFAIRCPAKWKWRGGRGKFLLKHAFGDRLPKVIWNRKKMGFGVPLNTWFRGQLKEILHDTLLSETAMSRGYFQPEGVKLLLEEHDKNQFDHSARLWALLVLELWHREWVDGHA, encoded by the coding sequence ATGTGTGGCATCGCCGGAGCATATTGGACCAATCCGCACCACGAGGTGAGTGCCGAAGTGCTGAAGCGGATGACCGACAGCCTTGCCCACCGTGGGCCGGATGATTCCGGCATCTATCAGCGTCCTCAGCAAGAGCATGGCCCATACGGCATTGTCCCTGGTATCGGTCTGGGGCACCGACGGCTGTCGATCATCGACTTGGCAGGCGGGCATCAACCGTTGGCCAACGAAGACGAAACCGTGTGGACCGTTTTCAACGGCGAGATCTTTAATTTCAAATCGCTGCGTGCTCGACTCGAAGGGGCAGGGCACACCTTCCGAACCGATTCCGACACCGAAGTTATCGTCCACCTATTCGAAGATGAAGGAGTCGATGCGTTTCGCCACTTCAACGGCATGTTTGCGATCGCTGTCTGGGATCAGCGTCATCGGCGGATCGTTTTAGGACGTGATCGCCTTGGACAGAAACCACTCTACTTCCGCGTACAAGACGACCAACTTCTTTTTGGCAGCGAACTGAAAGCCATTCTTCAAGTTCCCGGCGTACCACGCGAAGTAGACCCTGGGGGAGTCGATGCTTATCTAACATACCAATACGTTCCCCACCCGCGCACGATTTTCAAAGGGATTCACAAACTTCCGCCGGGCTGTTACCTGACGTTTGATGGTCAGAAGCTGGAGGTTATTTCGTATTGGAACCCTGATTTCGCCCGCGAAGAAAACCTGTCGCTCGCCGATGCGAAAGCAGAACTGTTGGAACTGTTTACCGATTCAGTTAAATTGCGGCTGCAAGCCGACGTTCCTCTAGGTGCGTTTCTTTCCGGCGGGATCGATTCGTCGCTGGTGGTTGCCACGATGAAACAGCTTACCGATCAACCAGTGAAGACCTTCTCGATTGGATTCCCTCAGAAAGACTACGACGAAACCAGCTACGCCCGAACTGTCGCCGAACACTTAGGGACCGAACATCACGAATTTCAAGTCACGCCCGACACGATTGAGATTCTGCCTAAGTTGATCCATCACTATGACGAACCGATGGCCGATAGCTCGGCGATTCCTACCTGGTACGTCTCGCAGATGACGCGTGAGCATGTCACCGTCGCACTCAGTGGTGACGGTGGTGACGAACTGTTCGCTGGGTATGATCGCTATAAAGCGGTTCGTCTGGCCGCAATGGTCGACAAGCTGGGTCCTTTCGGTCGCTTGGCTTCGCGGATCGGGATGAACGTCTTACCGGCTGGCGGTCCACAAAAGTCAATTCTGCGTCGCGGCTATCGCTTTGCCGAAGCGATGTCGCTCAGCCCGGCGCGGCGTTATCTCGATTGGATCAGCATCTTCAACGAAACGCGTCGGAGCGACCTGTACGAGGACGCATTCGTGTCTCAGCTCCCCGATTCCGATCCTTACACCTTCCTCTACAACGCATGGAAAAAAGTGGGGCGGCGTGATCCAATCAGTGCGGCTTCTTTAGCCGATCTGACGACTTACTTGCCTTGTGATTTGAACACGAAAGTCGATATCGCGGCGATGGCTAATGCTCTGGAGTGCCGCCAACCGTTCCTGGATTATCGCTTGGCGGAGTTTGCGATTCGTTGCCCTGCGAAATGGAAGTGGCGTGGCGGTCGAGGGAAATTCCTTCTGAAGCATGCCTTTGGTGATCGCTTGCCCAAAGTCATTTGGAACCGTAAGAAGATGGGCTTTGGTGTGCCGCTGAATACCTGGTTCCGTGGTCAGCTGAAAGAGATTTTGCACGATACGCTACTTTCAGAAACCGCCATGAGCCGCGGCTACTTCCAGCCAGAAGGCGTGAAGCTGCTGCTCGAAGAACATGACAAGAACCAGTTTGATCACAGCGCCCGATTATGGGCCCTGTTAGTCCTGGAACTCTGGCATCGCGAATGGGTCGATGGCCACGCTTAA